The following is a genomic window from Alkalilimnicola sp. S0819.
GCCCCTTCGTACCATGACCAACACATAGCTGCCAGTACGTATAGCACTAGTGGTTGAATCAACCGACTGGCACGTTCTAATTGTTCTCTGCTAGCGCCGATCTTCATGCTGGCACTCTAACAGTGAGTAGACGGAAACATTCCCTGTTTAAACACGGAGACCTTCCACCTAACCCGCAGCGGAGCATGCCCCCCGCTTGATTATCTTTACTCGCAACATACCAGCCCGATGCCACTAGCGCCACGACGTTACCCCCCGGTTCGGCGTGGGCCACCTGTGGCCGCGTTGCGGATTAGACGGAACCGAACGGGCATTGTGCTCCGAGCGCTCGCCACCCACTGAATGGAGACACAATCTTCATCGCGACGAATAAGGAGGCTAGGGGAATGGGGCAGTCACCGTTCCTTGAAAGGGTGCGACGCGCCATCCGCGTTCGGCACTACAGCATTCGCACCGAACAGGCCTACCTCGCCTGGATTCGTCGCTACATCAACTACCAGGGCAAGCGCCACCCGGCGGATATGGCTGAGGCGGAGGTGGGTGAATTCCTCACCTACCTGGCCGTAGAGCGCCACGTGGCGCCCGCAACGCAGAATCAGGCCCTGAACGCGTTGGTCTTTCTCTACGCCAAGGTGCTCGAACGGCCCCTGGAAGGGCTGCCGCAGGTGGTTCGGGCGACCCACAGGCCGAAACTGCCGGTTGTCCTCACCCACGACGAGGTACGCCGGCTGCTCGCGGCCCTTCGGGGCGCGCATTGGTTGATCGCCTGCCTGCAGTACGGCTCGGGTCTAAGGCTGCTGGAGAGTGTGCGATTACGGGTAAAGGATCTGGATTTCACCCACCGCGCGATCTACGTGCGCGATGGCAAGGGGCGCAAGGACCGTATCGTGACCCTGCCGGAGGATCTTTGCCTGCCCTTGCGCCGACACCTGCAGACTCGGCGCACCCTGTTCGAGCAGGATCTGGCTGACGGCGTCGGCAGCGTCTATCTGCCCCATGCGCTGGCGCGAAAATATCCCAGCGCCCCAGAGGAGTGGGCCTGGCAGTATGTGTTTGCCGCGAACCAGCTCAGCCATGACCCGCGCAGCGAGGTGCGGCGTCGGCACCATTTCGCCGAAAGCAGCGTGCAAAAGGCGGTGAAGAATGCCGTCCGGCGGGCCGGTATCGCCAAGCCGGCCAGTTGCCACACCCTGCGCCACTCCTTCGCCACCCACCTGCTGGAGCGCGGCGCGGACATACGCACGGTGCAGGAGCAGTTGGGCCATGCGGATCTGCGTACCACGCAGATCTACACCCACGTGCTGCAACGCGGCGGGATGGCGGTGGTCAGCCCGCTGGGTGCGGTGCTGAGCGGCGGATAGGTCGACGCCCGGGGCCGGGCGCCGCCTACCAGCGGGCTAGTGCTTGAGCTCTTCCAGCGCCGCGACTTCGTCCAACGCCTCGGGGTTGGTGAGCGCCTCGCGGTTTTTCACCGCCTCGCCGCGCAGGATCTTCGCCACCGCGATCTCCACCTTCTTGCCCGAACGGGTGTACGGGATCTGGCTGACCTCCACGATCTTCGCCGGCACGTGGCGGGGGCTCGCGCCCTGGCGAATTCGCGTGCGGATCTCCTTCTGCAACTCCTCGGTGAGGCGCTGCCCCGGGTTCATCACCACCAGCAGCACCACGCGCACATCCCCATCCCAGGGCTGGCCCACCACGATGCTGTCGGCGATCTGGTCCAGCGTTTCCACCTGGCGGTAGATCTCGGCGGTGCCGATGCGCACGCCGCCCGGGTTCAGGGTGGCGTCAGAGCGCCCATAGATCACCGAGCCGCCGTGCTCGTTGAACAGGATGTAATCCCCATGGGCCCACACGCCGGGGAAGGTCTCGAAGTAGGCCGATTTGTACTTGGCCATGTCCGGATCATTCCAGAAGGCCACCGGCATGCAGGGCGCGGGCTGGGTACAGACCAGTTCGCCGCGCGCGTTGACGACCTCGTGGCCGTCATCGTCATAGGCCTTCACGTCCATGCCCAGCCCCTTGGCCGGGATCTCGCCCCGTCGCACGGGCACCAGCGGCGAGCCGCCCACGAAGCAGGACACGATATCGGTGCCGCCGGCAATGGAGGCCAGCATCAGCTCCTGTTTCACCGCGCTGTACACCCAGTCGTAATCCTCGGGCAGCAGCGGCGAGCCGGTGGAGAAGATCACCCGCAGGGCCGAGAGGTCATGGTCCTCACCCGGCTTCAGGCCGGCATTACGACAACCGCCCAGGAACTTCGCGCTGGTGCCGAAGTGGGTGACCTTCTCTTCCTCGGCCATCTGCCACAGCGCATCGATGCCGGGGTAAGCCGGGTTGCCGTCGAAAATGACCAGCTCGGCGCCGGTGACCAGGCCCGAGGCGAGCCAGTTCCACATCATCCAGCCGCAGGTGGTGAAGTAGAAGAACACGTCCTCGCGGCGAATGTCACCGTGCAGCATCAGCTCCTTGCTGTGCTGGAGCAGCGCGCCGCCGGCACCGTGGACGATGCACTTGGGCACGCCGGTGGTGCCGGAGGAATACAGGATGTACACCGGCTGGTCGAAGGGCAGGGGGGTGAAAGTCGGCTTTTGGCCGGCGCCCGCCGCCTGGGCTTCGCTCCAGCTCACGGTGCTCTCGTCGCCGGGAATGGCTTCGCCAGGCAGGTTCTCAATGTACACCACGGTCTCGATGGACGGGATGCGCTGGCGCAGCTCGTTGACCTGTTCGATGCGCGAGAAGGTCTTGCCGCCGTAGCCGTAGCCATTCACCGCGATCAGCGCCTTGGGCTCGATCTGCCCGAAGCGGTCATGCACGCCGTTGACACCGAAATCCGGCGAGGCCGAGGACCAGATCGCGCCGATGCTCGCGCAGGCGAGCAGGGCGATGATGGCCTCGGGGGTGTTGGCCACCAGGCCCGCCACCCGGTCGCCCTGGCCAATGCCGCGCGAGCGCAGATAAGCTTCCAGCGCACCCACCTGAGCCAGCAGCTCGCCGTAGGTCAGGGTGAAGCGCTCGCGGGTCTCGGAGCGCGCCACCATGGCGGTCTTGTTCGGGTCGCCGTGCAGCGCTTCGCGCAGCAGGTTCTCGGCGAAGTTCAGGCGTGCGCCGGGAAACCACTCGGCGCCGGGCATCTCGCGCTTGCCCAGTACCCGCTCGGCGGGCTGCTGGGCGATCACGCCCGTGTAGTCCCAGATACTCTGCCAGAAGGCCTCGATGTTGCGCACCGACCAGGCGTGAAGCTGGGCGTAGTCGCGGAACTCACCGTGCCCCCGTTCCGTGAGCCAGCGCATGTAGCGGGCCATGTTGCTATGGGTGACTTCGGCCTCGCTGGGCGTGCGCAGGATGGGGAATTCAGTGCTCATTCGGCTCCTACCTTCGGTGTCTCGTCAGCATGCGGTCAAACGCTGCCCGTCCTCCGTGTACAGGCGGAGGCCAAGGTGGGTCAGGTCGACCTGTGATCGAATGGATCGCGAGCGGGAGACGGCGGGTTGGCCTTTGCGGCTCTTGTGCCCGACGCCTGCAAACATAAGTGTCGCGGTGGTGGCGCGTCAAGCTCGGTGCGGTGCTGGTGGCAGCACGGTCTGGGTGGCATACTGGCGGGGTTTTGCTGCGGGGTGGGTTGCCCCGTGACAGCGCGGCTGATCAATACAATAAAGGGCCGGCGGTAGCCGGTTCATAATCAGCTTGGTCTCCTCTGGCCGCGCACCCATCGACCTTTGAATAAAAACTCTCGGGAGGAGTGAATAGCATGTCCTTGGCAGGAAAAACGGCGGTAGTGACCGGGTCCACCAGCGGTATCGGTCTGGCGGTGGCCCGCGCACTGGCCGCGGATGGCGCAAAGCTGATGA
Proteins encoded in this region:
- a CDS encoding acetoacetate--CoA ligase: MSTEFPILRTPSEAEVTHSNMARYMRWLTERGHGEFRDYAQLHAWSVRNIEAFWQSIWDYTGVIAQQPAERVLGKREMPGAEWFPGARLNFAENLLREALHGDPNKTAMVARSETRERFTLTYGELLAQVGALEAYLRSRGIGQGDRVAGLVANTPEAIIALLACASIGAIWSSASPDFGVNGVHDRFGQIEPKALIAVNGYGYGGKTFSRIEQVNELRQRIPSIETVVYIENLPGEAIPGDESTVSWSEAQAAGAGQKPTFTPLPFDQPVYILYSSGTTGVPKCIVHGAGGALLQHSKELMLHGDIRREDVFFYFTTCGWMMWNWLASGLVTGAELVIFDGNPAYPGIDALWQMAEEEKVTHFGTSAKFLGGCRNAGLKPGEDHDLSALRVIFSTGSPLLPEDYDWVYSAVKQELMLASIAGGTDIVSCFVGGSPLVPVRRGEIPAKGLGMDVKAYDDDGHEVVNARGELVCTQPAPCMPVAFWNDPDMAKYKSAYFETFPGVWAHGDYILFNEHGGSVIYGRSDATLNPGGVRIGTAEIYRQVETLDQIADSIVVGQPWDGDVRVVLLVVMNPGQRLTEELQKEIRTRIRQGASPRHVPAKIVEVSQIPYTRSGKKVEIAVAKILRGEAVKNREALTNPEALDEVAALEELKH
- a CDS encoding integron integrase; translation: MGQSPFLERVRRAIRVRHYSIRTEQAYLAWIRRYINYQGKRHPADMAEAEVGEFLTYLAVERHVAPATQNQALNALVFLYAKVLERPLEGLPQVVRATHRPKLPVVLTHDEVRRLLAALRGAHWLIACLQYGSGLRLLESVRLRVKDLDFTHRAIYVRDGKGRKDRIVTLPEDLCLPLRRHLQTRRTLFEQDLADGVGSVYLPHALARKYPSAPEEWAWQYVFAANQLSHDPRSEVRRRHHFAESSVQKAVKNAVRRAGIAKPASCHTLRHSFATHLLERGADIRTVQEQLGHADLRTTQIYTHVLQRGGMAVVSPLGAVLSGG